Proteins encoded together in one Stigmatella aurantiaca window:
- a CDS encoding serine/threonine-protein kinase, with protein MNKPSPEALPPGTVLDSWQVDGPAGYGTYGAVYRAHGVGHTEGPPAALKLARHPNDSRFAREARLLSRIRHPGVPRLLGQGTWTGGPWGAPHPYVVMQWVEGIQLYDWADQHSLTSRQALRLLAQVARALEATHAVQGLHRDVKGENVLVNPEGRAFLMDFGCGTWSGAAPLTEGLLAPGTRLYRSPQALRFHWNHRRETHPPYRATPADDVYALGVMAYRLCTGTYPPLATDPSIVGDDARDTQEVLKPPGHWKPLAPALESLILRMLSETPQDRGSAGELAAAMERLAKTLEPARAHASDSSVPTEAGIAPAANPRRGRRWLLALLPLAAGLLPLAAGYWSLDEPWVSPPGAADGGTGGVADAAVEEPPVSSAAPEFKPNGLKLEMPKEPLPGQRRPPCPRNQINIRGGCWAEFIQVSPPCGDSFYDWKGACYLPVMMPPRPSTSGLTP; from the coding sequence ATGAACAAGCCGTCGCCCGAGGCGCTTCCTCCCGGTACCGTCTTGGACTCCTGGCAGGTGGATGGCCCCGCGGGCTACGGCACGTACGGGGCGGTCTACCGCGCCCACGGCGTAGGGCACACGGAGGGTCCGCCCGCGGCCCTCAAGCTGGCGCGCCACCCGAACGACTCGCGCTTCGCACGCGAGGCCCGGCTGCTCTCCCGGATCCGGCACCCGGGCGTGCCTCGCCTTCTGGGACAGGGCACCTGGACGGGAGGCCCCTGGGGCGCCCCCCATCCCTATGTGGTGATGCAATGGGTGGAGGGCATCCAGCTCTACGATTGGGCCGATCAGCATTCGCTCACGTCCCGTCAGGCCCTGCGGCTGCTGGCCCAGGTGGCCCGGGCGCTGGAGGCCACCCATGCGGTTCAAGGGCTTCACCGGGACGTCAAAGGCGAGAATGTGCTCGTGAACCCCGAGGGGCGGGCCTTCCTCATGGACTTCGGGTGCGGCACCTGGAGCGGGGCAGCTCCGCTCACCGAGGGCCTGCTCGCCCCGGGCACCCGCCTCTACCGCAGTCCCCAGGCGCTGCGCTTCCACTGGAACCACCGCCGCGAGACCCATCCCCCCTACCGCGCCACACCCGCGGATGACGTGTATGCGTTGGGCGTGATGGCCTACCGCCTGTGCACGGGAACCTACCCACCCCTGGCGACGGATCCCTCCATCGTGGGAGATGATGCGCGGGACACCCAGGAAGTTTTGAAACCTCCGGGCCACTGGAAGCCCTTGGCCCCTGCCTTGGAGTCCCTCATCCTTCGCATGCTCTCCGAAACGCCCCAGGACCGAGGCAGCGCCGGTGAGCTGGCCGCCGCCATGGAGCGCCTGGCGAAGACCCTCGAGCCGGCGAGGGCCCACGCAAGCGATTCGAGTGTGCCCACGGAAGCCGGGATTGCCCCCGCCGCCAATCCTCGCCGAGGAAGGCGCTGGCTCCTGGCCCTCCTGCCGTTGGCCGCAGGGCTGCTGCCCCTGGCTGCTGGATACTGGAGCCTGGACGAGCCCTGGGTCTCGCCTCCTGGCGCGGCGGATGGAGGAACCGGAGGCGTCGCGGATGCGGCCGTGGAAGAGCCACCTGTGTCCAGCGCGGCGCCAGAGTTCAAGCCGAACGGGCTGAAGTTGGAGATGCCCAAGGAGCCCTTGCCCGGCCAGCGCCGTCCGCCCTGCCCTCGCAACCAGATCAACATCCGGGGCGGGTGCTGGGCTGAATTCATCCAAGTCTCGCCGCCTTGCGGCGATAGCTTTTACGACTGGAAAGGGGCCTGCTACCTGCCTGTGATGATGCCGCCACGCCCCAGCACCTCGGGCCTCACTCCCTGA
- a CDS encoding cellulose binding domain-containing protein: MKMTWKQGLLAALSLSVPLSESFAGTADFTVQYQNYNAATPNDSIIEAGVQLRNNTSATLPLSSIVVRYWFTKNGATAVTPACWWWTTASCPGISLTTGSVSATNADQYVEIRFASTAGSLAPGATTVPIDLGITFGGANVNETDDYSYGNQTSFADWSRISVHDVGSAPTAGVRGGTPPSGGTVPPPTVSAEFFDDFTYTGTGDAAFSQLWTVRTYAGGPGVAGATWSAGNVSMVSEGSNRLMRLQTSTNGSVAGTSHSEVISKAQKFKFGTYSARLKFRDTPLSGTRVFADKYVQTFFVITPYNSPSYSEQDFEYLPNGGWGQGNTPTMFLTSFDRNVTASPSARLSYSHDGWRTLVLHVTPSGNTYFIDGVQHASHSAQFAPLINQFLDFQMWFIELGTANGTPRTYFQEVDWVYFAKDTYLDTNAVNAKVTSLRSASVPRKDTVP; the protein is encoded by the coding sequence ATGAAGATGACCTGGAAGCAGGGCCTGCTGGCCGCACTGTCGCTGAGCGTTCCGCTGAGCGAGAGCTTCGCCGGCACGGCGGACTTCACCGTGCAGTACCAGAACTACAACGCCGCGACCCCCAACGACTCCATCATCGAGGCGGGCGTCCAGCTGCGAAACAACACCTCCGCCACCCTCCCACTGAGCAGCATCGTCGTGCGCTACTGGTTCACGAAGAACGGCGCCACGGCGGTCACCCCGGCGTGCTGGTGGTGGACCACGGCGAGCTGCCCGGGAATCTCGCTGACCACCGGCAGCGTGTCGGCCACCAACGCGGACCAGTACGTGGAGATCCGCTTCGCCAGCACCGCCGGCAGCCTGGCTCCGGGAGCCACCACCGTCCCCATCGATCTCGGCATCACCTTCGGGGGCGCCAACGTCAACGAGACGGATGACTACTCGTACGGCAACCAGACGTCCTTCGCCGACTGGAGCCGCATCTCCGTGCATGACGTGGGCTCCGCGCCTACCGCGGGCGTGCGGGGCGGCACCCCGCCCTCGGGGGGCACGGTCCCTCCGCCCACCGTCTCGGCCGAGTTCTTCGATGACTTCACCTATACGGGCACCGGGGACGCAGCCTTCAGCCAGCTCTGGACGGTGCGCACGTACGCGGGCGGCCCGGGCGTGGCGGGCGCGACCTGGTCCGCGGGCAACGTCTCCATGGTGAGCGAGGGCTCCAACCGGCTGATGCGCCTGCAGACGAGCACCAACGGGTCCGTGGCGGGCACGTCGCACTCGGAGGTCATCTCCAAGGCGCAGAAGTTCAAGTTCGGCACCTACTCGGCCCGGCTCAAGTTCCGCGATACGCCGCTGTCCGGCACGCGCGTCTTCGCCGACAAGTATGTGCAGACCTTCTTCGTCATCACGCCCTACAACAGCCCCAGCTACTCCGAGCAGGACTTCGAGTACCTGCCCAACGGCGGCTGGGGCCAGGGCAATACCCCCACGATGTTCCTGACCTCGTTCGACAGGAACGTGACCGCGAGCCCCTCGGCCCGGCTCAGCTACAGCCATGATGGCTGGCGCACGCTGGTGCTCCACGTGACGCCCTCGGGCAACACCTACTTTATCGATGGCGTGCAGCACGCCAGCCACTCGGCCCAGTTCGCGCCGCTCATCAACCAGTTCCTCGACTTCCAGATGTGGTTCATCGAGCTGGGCACCGCGAACGGCACCCCGCGCACCTACTTCCAGGAGGTGGACTGGGTGTACTTCGCCAAGGACACGTACCTGGACACGAACGCGGTCAACGCGAAGGTGACCAGCCTGCGCAGCGCCTCCGTGCCGCGCAAGGACACGGTTCCCTAG
- a CDS encoding DUF4215 domain-containing protein: MSESQCSSRLSRLAALSLLLVLAACGSDMVDPKPDGGGGNNPPDASTDGGTDGGGSVDPLDCGNGTLQAGEACDDGNVNDGDGCSSVCTLETGENGWICRTPGQPCVRNVCGDGVRGVKEACDDFNARSGDGCSATCTVESGWNCPSTGGNCQAAKCGDNIVAGDEDCEDGNATAGDGCSATCRLEEGFKCPTPGQACSRTTCGDKKVEGTEQCDDGNNDMGDGCSPLCKREPSCTNGNCTAICGDNLILPGSTEECDDGNVRDNDGCSSQCKLEAGFQCKQIESEPPPEVKIPVVYRDFIGNDQTGQAQRHTDFENKNGSEKGIVKDDLVNNKPAYAKAGVTSSTTHGEALFNQWYTDSARSKTYVDQLTLTQQKDSQGRPTGTYVFVNNTYFPLDKKGWVASGNEPERSGHNFSFTSEVRYWFEYKGTEKLEFTGDDDVWVFVNKKLALDLGGVHSAENGTVDLTPASAATKYNLRKGGVYEAVVFQAERHTNASNYRLTLANFTTKRTECTSSCGDGQVQPPEECDTGTNPGGYGQCAPGCIFGPRCGDGVVQEAFGESCDDGNDDNDDLCSNTCKPRIG; this comes from the coding sequence ATGTCCGAATCACAGTGTTCATCTCGACTCTCTCGACTCGCAGCGCTTTCTCTTCTCCTGGTCCTCGCCGCCTGCGGCAGCGACATGGTGGACCCCAAGCCCGACGGGGGCGGAGGCAACAACCCTCCGGACGCTTCGACGGATGGCGGCACCGACGGGGGCGGCTCTGTGGATCCGCTCGATTGCGGCAACGGCACGCTCCAGGCCGGCGAAGCTTGCGACGATGGCAATGTGAACGACGGGGACGGGTGCTCGTCGGTCTGCACCCTCGAGACGGGCGAGAACGGGTGGATCTGCCGGACGCCGGGCCAGCCGTGCGTGCGCAACGTGTGCGGCGATGGCGTGCGCGGGGTGAAGGAGGCGTGTGACGACTTCAACGCCCGGTCCGGAGACGGGTGCAGCGCCACGTGCACGGTGGAGAGCGGTTGGAACTGCCCGAGTACGGGTGGCAACTGCCAGGCAGCCAAGTGCGGCGACAACATCGTCGCGGGCGACGAGGATTGCGAGGATGGCAACGCGACCGCGGGCGATGGGTGCAGCGCGACGTGCCGTCTGGAGGAGGGGTTCAAGTGCCCGACACCGGGCCAGGCCTGCTCGCGCACCACGTGCGGCGACAAGAAGGTGGAGGGCACGGAGCAGTGCGACGATGGCAACAACGACATGGGCGATGGGTGCTCGCCGTTGTGCAAGCGGGAGCCGTCGTGCACCAACGGCAACTGCACGGCCATCTGCGGCGACAACCTCATCCTGCCGGGCAGCACGGAGGAGTGCGACGACGGCAACGTGCGAGACAACGACGGGTGCTCGTCGCAGTGCAAGCTGGAGGCGGGCTTCCAGTGCAAGCAGATCGAGAGCGAGCCGCCGCCGGAGGTGAAGATCCCGGTCGTCTACCGCGACTTCATCGGCAATGATCAGACGGGCCAGGCCCAGCGGCACACCGACTTCGAGAACAAGAACGGCTCGGAGAAGGGGATCGTCAAGGACGACCTGGTGAACAACAAGCCGGCCTATGCGAAGGCGGGCGTGACCAGCTCCACGACCCACGGCGAGGCCCTCTTCAACCAGTGGTACACCGACTCGGCCCGGAGCAAGACCTACGTGGATCAGCTGACGCTGACCCAGCAGAAGGACAGCCAGGGCCGGCCGACGGGTACCTACGTGTTCGTCAACAACACCTACTTCCCGCTGGACAAGAAGGGCTGGGTGGCTTCGGGCAACGAGCCCGAGCGCAGCGGCCACAACTTCAGCTTCACCAGCGAGGTGCGGTACTGGTTCGAGTACAAGGGCACGGAGAAGCTCGAGTTCACCGGCGACGATGACGTGTGGGTCTTCGTCAACAAGAAGCTCGCCCTGGATCTCGGCGGGGTGCACTCGGCGGAGAATGGAACCGTGGACCTCACCCCGGCCTCGGCCGCCACGAAGTACAACCTGAGGAAGGGCGGCGTTTACGAGGCCGTCGTCTTCCAGGCCGAGCGGCACACGAACGCGTCCAACTACCGGCTCACGCTCGCCAACTTCACCACCAAGCGGACCGAGTGCACGAGCAGCTGCGGCGATGGCCAGGTGCAGCCGCCCGAGGAGTGCGACACGGGGACGAACCCTGGCGGCTACGGCCAGTGCGCGCCCGGATGCATCTTTGGCCCGCGCTGCGGCGATGGCGTGGTGCAGGAGGCGTTCGGCGAGAGCTGCGACGACGGGAACGACGACAACGACGACCTGTGCAGCAACACCTGCAAGCCGCGCATCGGCTAA
- a CDS encoding LysR family transcriptional regulator: MAFDGKLLSGIGVMAAVVEAGTFVRAAETLGLTQSGVSRAVARLEQRVGVRLFDRTARAVSLTTEGRRFYEEVSPLLTGIEDAAAAAAVRGHLRVNADAAFGHNVLAPRIGEFLARYPELTMELVVRDRIGDLVAEGLDMAVRFGEPEPSSLICRQIGRSRVLTCASPEYVARRGRPKHPRELARGGHECILVRNTWTGRHFEWEFHKGSEVVPVDVQGRLMVNDSGSLISAMLSGHGVGQPFEFSVRELLDSGRLVQLLPAWSDERYPVHVYHRSREFPAAKVRAFIDFLLTLTDAGPGDAGSGGSRPAARPPGRRP; the protein is encoded by the coding sequence ATGGCCTTCGATGGAAAACTCCTGAGTGGCATTGGCGTGATGGCCGCGGTCGTGGAGGCGGGCACCTTCGTCCGGGCCGCGGAGACGCTCGGCCTGACCCAATCCGGCGTGAGCCGCGCCGTGGCCCGGCTCGAGCAGCGCGTGGGGGTGCGGCTCTTCGACCGTACGGCCCGCGCCGTCAGCCTGACCACCGAGGGCAGACGGTTCTACGAGGAGGTGTCCCCGCTGCTCACCGGCATCGAGGACGCGGCCGCGGCGGCCGCGGTGCGCGGCCACCTGCGCGTGAACGCCGACGCGGCCTTTGGCCACAACGTGCTCGCGCCCCGGATTGGCGAGTTCCTCGCTCGCTATCCGGAGCTGACGATGGAGCTCGTCGTACGCGACCGCATTGGAGATCTCGTCGCGGAGGGGCTGGACATGGCGGTGCGCTTCGGAGAGCCCGAGCCTTCCAGCCTCATCTGCCGGCAGATCGGCCGCTCCCGGGTGCTGACGTGCGCCTCCCCCGAGTACGTGGCGCGGCGCGGCCGGCCCAAACACCCCCGGGAGCTGGCCCGGGGCGGGCACGAGTGCATCCTCGTGCGGAACACCTGGACGGGGCGCCACTTCGAGTGGGAGTTCCACAAGGGCAGCGAAGTCGTCCCCGTGGACGTCCAGGGCCGGCTCATGGTGAACGATTCGGGAAGCCTCATCAGCGCCATGCTCAGCGGCCATGGCGTGGGGCAGCCCTTCGAGTTCAGCGTGAGGGAGCTGCTCGACTCCGGGCGCCTGGTCCAGCTGCTACCGGCGTGGTCCGACGAGCGGTACCCGGTCCACGTCTACCACCGCTCGCGCGAGTTTCCCGCCGCCAAGGTCCGGGCCTTCATCGACTTCCTGCTCACGCTCACGGACGCTGGGCCGGGGGACGCAGGAAGCGGGGGGAGCCGCCCAGCAGCACGGCCCCCCGGTAGACGGCCTTAG
- a CDS encoding SDR family oxidoreductase, protein MDIQGKVIAITGASSGIGEVTARLLAGQGARVVIGARRTDRLEALAAELGQKGREVALRRLDVTQREDVRGFVEFATGRFGRLDVLINNAGLMPLSRMDQLKVDEWDRMVDVNLKGVLYGIAAALPVFQAQKAGHFINVTSVADRVVVPTAAVYSGTKFAVRAISEGLRQEVGRDIRVTLVAPGATQSELPNTISDPELRRLAIEQYRQELIPAEAIARAIAFAIGQPADVDVNELVVRPVAQSY, encoded by the coding sequence ATGGACATTCAAGGCAAGGTCATTGCAATCACAGGCGCATCGAGCGGAATCGGCGAGGTTACTGCCCGCCTGCTGGCCGGGCAGGGTGCGCGCGTCGTCATCGGCGCACGGCGGACGGACCGCCTGGAGGCCCTGGCGGCGGAGCTGGGCCAGAAGGGCCGGGAGGTGGCCCTGCGCCGGCTGGATGTGACGCAGCGGGAGGACGTCCGGGGCTTCGTCGAGTTCGCCACCGGGCGCTTCGGCCGTCTCGACGTGCTCATCAACAACGCGGGGCTGATGCCGCTCTCCCGGATGGATCAGCTCAAGGTGGACGAGTGGGACCGCATGGTCGACGTCAACCTCAAGGGCGTGCTCTACGGCATCGCCGCGGCGCTGCCCGTGTTCCAGGCCCAGAAGGCGGGCCACTTCATCAACGTCACCTCCGTGGCGGACCGCGTGGTGGTGCCCACCGCGGCGGTCTACTCGGGCACGAAGTTCGCGGTCCGGGCGATCTCCGAGGGGCTGCGCCAGGAAGTGGGTCGGGACATCCGCGTCACGCTCGTTGCGCCCGGGGCCACCCAGTCCGAGCTGCCCAACACCATCTCCGACCCGGAGCTGCGGCGGCTGGCCATCGAGCAGTACCGCCAGGAGCTCATCCCCGCGGAGGCCATCGCCCGGGCCATCGCGTTCGCCATTGGCCAGCCCGCGGACGTGGATGTCAACGAGCTGGTCGTCCGGCCGGTGGCCCAGTCCTACTGA
- a CDS encoding RluA family pseudouridine synthase — protein sequence MKRRTFQAEGALVGRPVVEAVAAQLGVPAAEALGLVEAGAVYLAGRRCREPGARLRAGQVVAVVLEEGGRSPLEALAPPPALVILFEDKELIAVDKPVGINAQPTEGRTGGSLVDLVSERLGRPAGLVHRLDRETSGVTVFGKTPQATTALAEEFREGRARKRYVAATGPGLPPSGTVDLPLSRDPSRPGRWRASRTANGVPALTAFRTVYAGADFCLVELLPQTGRTHQLRAHLTSLGMPILGDARYGGAAQAGGLPAGRCLLHAQGLELAHPRTGKPLRLEAPLPGDLQAFFTAAKVAPPEGPLPVLTPRTGNPSPPPTPGR from the coding sequence GTGAAGCGCAGGACGTTCCAGGCCGAGGGCGCGCTGGTGGGCCGTCCCGTGGTGGAGGCCGTGGCGGCCCAGCTCGGCGTCCCCGCGGCGGAGGCGCTCGGCTTGGTGGAGGCGGGCGCGGTGTACCTCGCGGGCCGCCGCTGCCGGGAGCCCGGGGCCCGGTTGCGCGCCGGCCAGGTGGTGGCGGTGGTCCTGGAGGAGGGGGGCCGCAGCCCCCTGGAGGCCCTGGCTCCGCCTCCGGCCCTGGTCATCCTGTTCGAGGACAAGGAGCTGATCGCCGTGGACAAGCCCGTGGGCATTAACGCGCAGCCCACCGAGGGGCGGACCGGGGGAAGCCTGGTGGACCTCGTGAGCGAGCGGCTGGGGCGCCCCGCGGGGCTGGTCCACCGGCTGGACCGGGAGACCTCGGGCGTCACTGTCTTCGGCAAGACGCCCCAGGCCACGACGGCGCTGGCGGAGGAGTTCCGCGAGGGGAGGGCGCGCAAGCGCTATGTGGCGGCCACCGGGCCGGGCCTGCCCCCCTCGGGCACGGTGGACCTGCCGCTGTCCCGGGACCCGTCGCGGCCGGGCCGCTGGCGCGCGAGCCGCACGGCCAACGGCGTCCCGGCCCTCACCGCGTTCCGCACCGTGTATGCCGGGGCGGACTTCTGTCTCGTGGAGCTGCTGCCCCAGACGGGACGGACGCACCAGCTCCGGGCGCACCTCACCTCGCTGGGGATGCCGATTCTGGGCGATGCACGCTATGGCGGCGCGGCCCAGGCCGGAGGGCTGCCCGCGGGCCGCTGCCTCCTGCATGCGCAGGGGCTGGAGCTGGCGCACCCACGCACCGGAAAGCCCTTGCGGCTCGAAGCCCCGCTGCCCGGGGACCTGCAGGCCTTCTTCACGGCGGCGAAGGTTGCGCCCCCCGAGGGGCCCTTGCCCGTCCTCACGCCGCGCACAGGAAATCCGTCCCCTCCACCCACCCCCGGGCGGTGA
- a CDS encoding glycosyltransferase translates to MPAPVVTVLLPARNAETTVARAVESLLEGTFPDIRVLAVDDGSTDGTQQVLQRLAAQDHRVELLDGGGRGLVAALQLALAHTHSPYVARMDADDEALPRRLEASVEALEADPRLAGVGTGVELFRDDQPVSPSLQSYAAWLNGLTTPEALHRERFLESPLCHPSVCLRRDALLATGAWEDGDFPEDYALWLKLIHAGYGLKNLPEILLRWRDSAQRLTRTDARYAKRRFLWLKAHYLARGPLTDGRPCSVWGAGPSGLTLSRFLLQEGIRIERYIEVHPRKVGTRINGIPVVSGAELGPPGRGLLLVCVGVRWAREELRADLTARGWVEGTDFLCAA, encoded by the coding sequence ATGCCCGCCCCGGTCGTCACCGTCCTCCTTCCTGCCCGCAACGCCGAGACCACGGTGGCCCGAGCCGTGGAAAGCCTGCTGGAGGGAACCTTCCCGGATATTCGGGTGCTTGCCGTGGACGACGGCTCGACGGATGGGACGCAGCAGGTCCTCCAGCGCCTGGCGGCCCAGGACCACCGGGTGGAGCTGCTGGACGGCGGGGGCCGGGGGCTCGTGGCCGCGCTCCAGCTGGCGCTTGCTCACACGCACTCTCCCTACGTGGCCCGTATGGACGCCGATGACGAGGCGCTGCCGAGGCGCCTGGAGGCCAGCGTGGAGGCGCTGGAGGCCGACCCGCGCCTCGCGGGCGTGGGCACGGGGGTGGAGCTGTTCCGCGACGACCAGCCTGTCAGCCCCTCGCTCCAGTCCTATGCCGCCTGGCTCAACGGCCTCACCACCCCCGAGGCCCTCCACCGGGAGCGCTTCCTCGAAAGCCCCCTGTGCCACCCCTCCGTGTGCCTGAGGCGGGACGCGCTCCTCGCCACCGGGGCCTGGGAAGACGGGGATTTTCCAGAGGACTACGCCCTGTGGCTCAAGCTGATCCACGCAGGGTACGGGCTGAAGAACCTGCCCGAGATCCTGCTGCGCTGGCGTGACAGCGCCCAGCGGCTCACCCGGACGGACGCGCGCTATGCGAAGCGGCGGTTTCTGTGGCTCAAGGCCCACTACCTGGCCCGGGGCCCCCTCACGGATGGGCGGCCGTGCTCCGTCTGGGGCGCGGGTCCCAGCGGGCTGACGCTCAGCCGGTTCCTCCTCCAGGAGGGCATACGCATCGAGCGGTACATCGAGGTCCACCCCCGCAAGGTGGGCACCCGCATCAACGGCATCCCGGTGGTGTCCGGCGCGGAGCTGGGCCCTCCTGGCCGGGGGCTCCTGCTCGTCTGTGTCGGGGTGCGCTGGGCCCGCGAGGAGCTGCGCGCGGACCTCACCGCCCGGGGGTGGGTGGAGGGGACGGATTTCCTGTGCGCGGCGTGA
- a CDS encoding HD domain-containing protein — protein sequence MFDCERTQLWTRTLGEREADPDRAAREYLREHLRRLRERAGLAAEQIRNAYPSFGWVRRGNRFDVLWERVDLLLGPSYPLTAAEAFVLGSALLVQELGVGLAGMPGGEAGLRATQEWKDALAARIHQETDRAPSPAELKNPAEEYILLAMEDALRVLALKRARSLALFSWQGPRGEALHLLEDEGLRRHFGELVGELAYSQEWDVAEVGRVLAQRTLAAPASLPADWTVDGLKVAAVLRAARTLLVEERRRRLSRPTLVQDRLLYTTGEPFSRGESEVFWTCFDALRVIDRELRDVDALLRASGRPRLMAQGVVDVDDASRLASHLKTQDWIPVDARVHLSEVPGLLAQLGGAALYRKDPSVPLRELIQNAADAIRARRVLEGRDAEWGTITVRVGRDSHGRWIEVADTGLGMTERVLTRHLLDVGRSYWMSEEMRRDHPGLSSSGFHPTGRFGVGFFSVFMWGDRLRVASRPLKGQATQVLEFDNGLGAHPILRPAQRGEPLDEAGTCIRVWLAREQDWEQMLLDRSDQWDHWSESEERITFGELLGRVCPTLDVTLELEERPGQAVTVLKANDWLTLESTRLLRRIGNTARGVNTALMEFLAPMVRPVMAENGQCVGRICIASGSMQRWAGMSVLTAGGMRARYSREFTGALLATTDVVTRDDAEPLAMREDLARWASEQARLWEKYQLNFEGYELHKRLDIGLAVLSCGGEPGELPIGYRAGTSLTLATLQEFVAERDEVTLVDGAERAVRKHAELVVIPCHEAGHAAAGRLLAHLPELIGVYLAKAWGASIQEVVDNVQIFEKEWNPTDGRKRRTWVFQRPEVPRFH from the coding sequence ATGTTTGACTGTGAGCGGACGCAGCTCTGGACGAGGACCCTGGGCGAGCGGGAGGCGGATCCAGACCGGGCGGCGCGGGAATACCTGAGGGAGCACCTGCGCCGGCTGCGCGAGCGGGCGGGGCTGGCCGCCGAGCAGATCCGGAATGCCTACCCGAGCTTCGGGTGGGTGCGGCGGGGCAACCGCTTCGATGTGTTGTGGGAGCGGGTGGATCTGCTGCTGGGGCCCAGCTATCCCCTCACGGCCGCCGAGGCCTTCGTGCTGGGCAGCGCGTTGCTCGTGCAGGAGCTGGGGGTGGGGCTCGCGGGCATGCCTGGCGGCGAGGCTGGCCTGCGCGCCACGCAGGAGTGGAAGGATGCCCTGGCCGCGCGCATCCACCAGGAGACGGACCGGGCGCCTTCGCCCGCGGAGCTGAAGAACCCGGCGGAGGAGTACATCCTGCTCGCCATGGAGGATGCGCTGCGGGTGCTGGCGCTCAAGCGCGCCCGGAGCCTGGCGCTGTTCTCCTGGCAGGGGCCTCGGGGCGAGGCGCTGCACCTGCTGGAGGACGAGGGGCTGCGGCGGCACTTCGGGGAGCTCGTGGGCGAGCTGGCCTACAGCCAGGAGTGGGACGTGGCCGAGGTGGGCCGGGTGCTCGCGCAGCGCACGCTGGCGGCCCCTGCCTCGCTGCCGGCGGACTGGACGGTGGATGGGCTGAAGGTGGCCGCGGTGCTCCGGGCCGCGCGGACGCTGCTCGTCGAGGAGCGGCGCCGCCGGTTGAGCCGGCCCACGCTGGTGCAGGACCGGCTCCTGTACACCACGGGCGAGCCCTTCTCGCGCGGCGAGTCCGAGGTCTTCTGGACCTGCTTCGATGCGCTCCGGGTGATTGACCGCGAGCTGCGCGACGTGGACGCGCTGCTCCGGGCCAGTGGCCGGCCCCGCCTGATGGCGCAGGGCGTGGTGGACGTGGACGATGCGTCCCGGCTGGCCTCGCACCTCAAGACCCAGGACTGGATACCGGTGGATGCGCGGGTGCACCTCTCGGAGGTGCCGGGGCTGCTCGCGCAGCTCGGCGGCGCGGCGCTGTACCGCAAGGACCCGTCGGTGCCGCTGCGCGAGCTCATCCAGAACGCGGCGGATGCCATCCGGGCCCGGCGCGTGCTGGAGGGCCGGGATGCGGAGTGGGGCACCATCACCGTCCGGGTGGGCCGGGACTCCCACGGCCGGTGGATCGAAGTGGCCGACACGGGGCTGGGCATGACCGAGCGCGTGCTGACGCGGCACCTGCTCGACGTGGGCCGCAGCTACTGGATGTCCGAGGAGATGCGCCGGGACCACCCGGGCCTGTCCTCCAGCGGCTTCCACCCCACGGGACGGTTCGGGGTGGGCTTCTTCTCGGTGTTCATGTGGGGCGACCGGCTGCGGGTGGCCTCCCGGCCCTTGAAGGGGCAGGCCACCCAGGTGCTGGAGTTCGACAATGGCCTGGGCGCGCACCCCATCCTGCGGCCCGCGCAGCGGGGGGAGCCGCTGGACGAGGCGGGCACGTGCATCCGCGTGTGGCTGGCCCGCGAGCAGGACTGGGAGCAGATGCTGCTGGACCGGAGCGATCAGTGGGACCACTGGTCGGAGTCCGAGGAGCGCATCACCTTCGGCGAGCTGCTCGGGCGGGTGTGCCCCACGCTGGATGTGACGCTGGAGCTGGAGGAGCGGCCGGGCCAGGCGGTGACGGTGCTCAAGGCCAACGACTGGCTGACGCTGGAGAGCACGCGGCTCTTGCGCCGCATTGGCAACACCGCGCGCGGGGTCAACACGGCGCTGATGGAGTTTCTGGCCCCCATGGTCCGTCCGGTGATGGCGGAGAACGGCCAGTGCGTGGGGCGGATCTGCATCGCCTCCGGCTCCATGCAGCGGTGGGCGGGCATGTCGGTGCTCACCGCGGGGGGCATGCGGGCCCGGTACTCGCGGGAGTTCACCGGGGCGCTGCTGGCCACCACGGATGTGGTGACGCGGGACGACGCGGAGCCGCTCGCGATGCGCGAGGACCTGGCGCGCTGGGCCTCGGAGCAGGCGCGGCTCTGGGAGAAGTACCAGCTCAACTTCGAGGGGTACGAGCTGCACAAGCGGCTCGACATCGGGCTGGCGGTGCTCTCCTGCGGCGGCGAGCCCGGAGAGCTGCCCATCGGATACCGGGCCGGTACGTCGCTGACCCTGGCCACGCTCCAGGAGTTCGTGGCGGAGCGGGACGAGGTGACGCTGGTGGACGGCGCGGAGCGGGCCGTGCGCAAGCACGCCGAGCTCGTGGTCATCCCGTGCCACGAGGCGGGACACGCCGCCGCGGGCCGCCTGCTGGCGCACCTGCCCGAGCTGATCGGCGTCTACCTGGCGAAGGCCTGGGGCGCGTCCATCCAGGAGGTGGTCGACAACGTGCAGATCTTCGAGAAGGAGTGGAACCCCACCGATGGGCGCAAGCGCCGCACGTGGGTGTTTCAGCGGCCCGAGGTGCCCCGGTTCCACTGA